The region TCATGGTTGGACGAGGGTTGATTTTCCATGCGAAAgggatggtggtggtggtgataaTTTTGGTGGTGAGGGTGCTGAGTTTTGAGCTCCTGGTATGAGCCTATGCAAAGGTCTGTAGATTGTATTCCATTAGGCATGAGGCCGCTCTGCTGTTGATTGTGTCTTAGGTCATTTTTCACAACTCTGAAAGCAGAAGCGCGTAACCCATTAATAGCAGAGGTTGCTTCAGATTTATCTTTAGGGAGTTTATCTGTGGTAGAGCCCATATCGATGTTATTGCTAACACCATTTGAACTTTGATACATAACTTGATCGGATGAATATACTTGTAAATCACCAACAGACTCTCTTTTGGCAACTTCAGTACTATTGTCAAGTATTGAACTGCTACCGGTGATTCCATTAGGAGCTTTGAAAACATTTGTAGGTGTGTTATACCTGCATAGCACaaggaaaacaaataaaattgcaGATACAGATAAGTATTATGTGAGTGCAGTACATCACAGCTGGAACACAAAAGATAAAGTGTTGCATAATTATCCATCCTTCCATAACCTTGAGAAGGCTGACTGCACAGAATGGCGCAAGACGTAGCGATCTTCTTGAGCACATCTCCCTGTATCCCGAACCCCTCTAGCTCTCTTTAGGCTAAGCTCAAAATTTGGCTCTTTACGATCACTGGTTGCAATATTGTCGATATCTAATTTGTATCTGGAAGCAGATTCTCTACCAACAGCTTTGGGCTGTACCTCTGCACGATTGTCATATTTAGGTTCTGCATATATATTCAAAACTGTCTCCAAGTCACTACTCTTCCCAGCGTCATCTGCAATTACATTTAAACTTGCCAAGTCAGATCAAGGGAAGGAACCAAATAAGCCAAAACGTTGGCCATACATAGATCATACCGAGCTTTTTTTGTCCTTGGCCATCCCATGCTGCACTAATTTGCACTTTTTTGTTAGGAGAGTGCTCAGCGTTTGAGCGGATTACTTGGGCACACGTGCTGTCTGGGCACTCAGCAACTTGGTCCATTGGAGATAAAGCTTCAGAGCTGTCAACTTCTACAGCTTGTTTTGTCCAAGAGCTCTGTCAAACAGTATTGTTAGGTGCATCTGAACAAAAGCTTAATATTTTCCCCCTTATGAAAATGTTAGCCAAGAATGTTATCCAGTAACCCAGATAATATTCCAGGAATCCAAAAATTTAGAGCTATATGCAAAATAATTTTCCCTCGGTTCTTTTTTCCAGAACTATCATATCATGTATAGATTTAGAAGTTTAAGGGCTGTTGCTATTCATAGATCTCCAGAATGACAATTCAGTGTTACCAACAAAAACCATGTAACAAGACAATACATGACAATCCAATACTTATCAATTAGATGTTTGGTTTCTTTTACTGTTCACGATCAAAGGCCATCTGTTACAACTAGAACCCAGTTTGGTCACTTTCAATTCCAGATCCCGcaagtttattttatatactccgTGTCGTACAATACAAAAGAATTAATACCTGTGCGCCACTCCCTTCATCACTCCCATCTCCAACATTTAAGCCATTGCTCGCGTTGTTTTCCCCGTCACCACTAGCACTGTTTCCTGACTTCTCACTACCTTTTAATTTCACAGACTTTTGAGTTTGTGTACCACTTTCACTCCCACTTCCACTAGACTGAAAGCAAAGTTAATCAAGATGAAATTGAGAATGTAACAAAGCCTAAATGTGAAAAACAAATTTGTAcataggggggggggggggggggaatacGGGTATCCAAACCCGAAAATCATCTAAAATGTCCACCCGATACCAGACCCGatatattttcggataatccaaTACCCGCCCCAGGTATCCAAACCCGACGAATCGGGTACCCAAATACCCGACTTTACATGTGTtaataactaataaaaaaattcaaattataattatatttatataactatagaaaatatttatatagaTTAATATCTTTAATGTTGcatttattttgtagtataaaactataaaaaaaaatgggtCACTTTTATTTCAAAGTACACGATTATATTTATGAGGATTGGTTATGTAAGTAACACAGTAAAAGTtacacattaaattaaaatgtagAAGCACTGACCTAGAGTAACAGAGATTGACTTATTTATACTATAAGTTTAGAGAAAGTtataattagtaaataaattagCCCGGTTGTTGAAGCCTGAAATGACTaaacttaatttataaaaatacttaaaataataaattgggTATTTGGGTAATTCCCGATACCCATTCGGGTTACCAATACCCGAATTATCTTAAATTTCAATATCCAATCC is a window of Salvia splendens isolate huo1 chromosome 3, SspV2, whole genome shotgun sequence DNA encoding:
- the LOC121795432 gene encoding two-component response regulator-like PRR37 isoform X3, with protein sequence MSSHDSMGLVFKCLSKGAVDFLVKPIRKNELKNLWQHVWRRCHSVSFCNFLTLYAHSNAASQTKYILSSGSGSESGTQTQKSVKLKGSEKSGNSASGDGENNASNGLNVGDGSDEGSGAQSSWTKQAVEVDSSEALSPMDQVAECPDSTCAQVIRSNAEHSPNKKVQISAAWDGQGQKKLDDAGKSSDLETVLNIYAEPKYDNRAEVQPKAVGRESASRYKLDIDNIATSDRKEPNFELSLKRARGVRDTGRCAQEDRYVLRHSVQSAFSRYNTPTNVFKAPNGITGSSSILDNSTEVAKRESVGDLQVYSSDQVMYQSSNGVSNNIDMGSTTDKLPKDKSEATSAINGLRASAFRVVKNDLRHNQQQSGLMPNGIQSTDLCIGSYQELKTQHPHHQNYHHHHHPFRMENQPSSNHDESSLKKLAAEAPHCGSTNVLGGPVEGTLRNSSLNRSASGSNHGSNGQNGSSTAMNATGNNAESDVGQAGKNASGDGSGSGCGSGSGSGNEKKFAQRAAALIKFRQKREDRCFKKKVRYQNRKKLAEQRPRVRGQFVKQSGPESSSRTGDE